GCGACTGGGTGCCAAACAGCTTGCGGTCGAGCTGGTGATGCAACTGGACGTGGTCGGAATCATCCTGATGATTGGCGTCTTTGCCTGTATTCTGGTTCCATTCACTCTGGCCGGAGGTGTGACGGCGCAGTGGAAGACTGCCAAGGTCATCGCTCCCTTGGTGATTGGTGTCTTGCTGATTCCCGTCTGGGTGTATTGGGAGAAGACATGCAAATACCCGATGCTGCCATTCAAGGTTTGTCTtgccttttttcttttgcttttggcttttactttctcttcttcccggGGTTGATCCTGGTCTATCCATGGATTATGTGACGAGTTCAACAGACTCCTGGCTAACCCAAAGTCATGATCTACAGCGCCTGAAGGATCGTGGAGTGTGGGGTGCTCTGGGTATTGCGGTGATGCTCAACACGGGTGAGTTCCATTGCAAGTGAGCTTGTCGCTCGTGGAATGCTTCTTCTGACTTGGGCTATAACAGCGTGGTATCTCCAAGGTGACTTTTTGTACACCGTGCTCTTTGTGAGCTTCGACGAATCCATTCTCAGCGCCACCCGCATCACCTCGCTGTACAGCTTTGCCTCCGTCCTCACCGGCACCGCCCTTGGATTCGTCGTCATGCGAGTCCGTCAGCTGAAGCCCTTTATTGTGGCCGGTACCATGCTGTTCACCGTCGCTTTTGGTATTCTGATCCATTTCCGCGGTGGAGCCGATGGTTCAAGCCATTCCGGTGTCATCGGTGGACAAGTACTTTTGGGTATTGGTAAGACTTGTAACTCTGTGCTTGGTCAAGTTTGAGATGCCACCCGCACATCTATGTGTCTGACTGGAACCCGACTGactttttgtcttctttACACAGCCGGAGGAATGTTCCCTTATCCAGCACAGGCCAGTATCCAAGCCGTCTCCAAGCATGAACGTGAGTcattttccccttcccaTCAGACTTGCTGGTCTGCAAATCTCCGAGTTCTGGAAACGTCTTACTCACCTAACCCCCCTCCGCTTCAGATCTTGCCGTCGTCACAGGAATCTTCCTGGCCTCCTACAACATCGGCAGCGCGCTAGGCAACACCATCTCCGGCGCAATCTGGAACCAAGTGCTACCATCAGAGTTGAGTCGTCGACTCGGCAACGAGACTCTCGCCGCCGAGGTGTACGCGCAGCCGCTCGCTTTTGCCGCCGTCAACCCCGTGGGCACGCCGGACCGCGATAATGTGATTTTGGCCTACCGCCGGACTCAAAGTCTGCTGTGCATTACCGGCATCTGTTTGACCGTTCCCTTGATTGCGTTTGCGCTGTGCACTCGCAACCCCAAGTTGACCAAGGAGCAGACGCTTGCcaaggcggaggaggagtcgGGCTCCGAGTCGGACTAGGCGATGCGGTGATGTCTTGGTTCACTGTGCTCACACGCAGCGACTGTGATAATCGCAGCACAAGGAGGAATGGGGGGAGGTGGTCATGGGCTGAGGTGATGCTCCACAggtgggaggaggaagttACTTGACAACAGGGTTGAACTACAAAAGCTATATTTTCTAATTTATAATGTTTTCATGAGTGCCGCTCCTCGCACCCTTGCAATACGCATCTGGGTGGATCGTGCCCATTGTAATAATAACGGAGCGTAGGGGGTGCTTCCCTTCATCCGATGGGCTTCTTTCCTTATAATCAACACCCTCGATCTTACGACGATAGCATCAATGGATCGCTTGACCAACTCGACACGTTAACTTTTCGCCTTTGAACATTCATCACTTTCCAGGTTGGCCATCTTCCGAGAGAGACGTGCCTCCGCTAAACGGACAAAAGCCCAAGATCCGCAATGTGGAAACGTCAAATAGAAGCTCCTCAATTGCACCCCCACACACAGTCACCCCTTTTTGTCTCCACGGCCGACAATCTCCGAGTTCGATTTCAATCTAATCTTATCTCCACATCATCCCCAGAACTTTCATCGCCACCCGTCAAAACTTCCCCATCACCACTCACTCATCACCATTTGAACTCCAAACAAAACACTTACCCCTCCCCAAAATAAGGGAATGCTCTCCTTCCTCGCCCAACGCATCTCTCGCACCATCACCGCCCATCACAACCCCCTTCTCTTCGACGCCGGCCGATCTACAGTCGAATTCAAAGGCCCGACCGATCGCTATCTCGTAGTCAATCGATGGCCGCCCGCGTCCGATGAAGCCAATAGGTCCATCGCCCTGCGACCCCCTCTCCACTGGCACCGTCACCAGACCGAGACCTTTCACGTCTTGAAGGGGACGGCGGAGTTTCTCTGCGATGGACAAAAGAGCCTGAGACGCGCGGGCGAAGTGATCACTATTCCGGTGGGCGCCGTGCATACTTTTTGTAATGCGAGtgcggaggaggaattgGTGGTGGAGTTTGTGCTGGAACCCAAGTGGCGGGAGCGGGATGAGGCTTTTTTTCGTAGGTTTGTTTTCATCTGTTCCTGTCCATTTTCTTAACTTTGACATTTCTATTTATCCATCATACTTGGGAGAGGCAAAGGGATGGTTGAGAAGTTGTTGGGGATTTTCATCTCAtttccttcttctgcttTGGCCCGCAGAGTTGCTTGAGTAGAGTCTTTGTGTTTCCCTTTTTAGTTTTGATGAGTCTTGTCCATTGATCCGGTGTTCCTTCTTTCCAGGAAACGTCCAATCCTACCGGGACGATTGTCGCAAAGCCTGTGTTCCACGCAGTTTGCCCCAGGTTCTCCTGTTCAATTGGATGGGTGGCGTCGTCATGGCCTTGCCGGGGCCGGCGATCCTGGCCAAACCCTTGGGGGTGATGTTAAATTTGGTCGGTGGGGTGCTGGTGGGCAAGTATATCCTGGGGTATCAGGAGAGTTATGCGGAGTATTACAAGGAGCGAATGTGATTATCATTCGGGACTATCGAGGCGATGCAAAAGAATATTCATGTGAATCAAATTCTCCCAAGTGACGCTCAAACCTGGACTatccccaaaaaagaaaagaaagaagaaagaaagaagaaaaatcaaaatctcATGCAAGTCGTCCAGGTGTAATGTAGTACCCCCTCATCCTCCTTTGCCCCTGTCTATTTACCAAAAACCTTGAATCGGTCCTCCAGAGGAGCAAAAGCCTTCTCCTGGGGCTCAGAGTTGGGCGTACCAAACACCAGTTGAGCGTCCAGCTTCCACGACGCAGGCAAATTCCAGGTCTTGGTGATCCTTTCGTCCACCAAGGGACTGTAGTGCTGAAGATTGGCGCCCAATCCTTCGGCCTCGAGTGCGAGCCAGACTGTTGTTCATCCTCGTGTTAGCATTCACCCAATGTCTGAAAGTGGTCATCTATATGGGGGAAGAACTCATTTTCCGTACCCAGATACTGAGACATGGCGGTCGATTCCACCGCAAAGGGGTCGAACTTGTCCGCATAAGTGGGAAACTTTTCCTTTATGGCAGCCAGGCTCTCGAAATCcacgaagaaaagaacctAAAACAGAAACACGAAAAGGGTTTAGCATGAGGGATCTTGGTCATTATGCCAAAGTTGAACACGCAGCTTGGCGTGATTTCTCCCGAAATGGAGTCACCTTGGTGGATGGGGTGGCAGTGCATAAGGGAAATAAAAGATGCGACAGTCATACCGTTCCATATGCATCCTTGAACTTGTTCAGCTTGGGCTTGGTATGATTCTCATACATCTCCTTGGGCACATGACCGGCCGCCACGAGGTCCTCCATTGCGGCAATCGCAATGTCCCAGACTTTCTTGTGCTCCTCCTTCAAGAGAAGAACCATGCGTGAGGTTTGCGTGTTGAACGAGCTGGGGACATGCAGGACCGAGTCGTGCACGATGCGCTCAATCACATCGTCCGAGACGGGGCTCTCGCCCTTGAGATCGTAGTATGTGCGGCGGGCCTTGACGATCTCCAGTAGAGACGAGGTGGCGGGGTTTGTAAATTCGACGGTGGTGGAGCCCATGGTGTTAGTCTGGACCGGGTTTCCCTTTGACAAAGTCTAGACAggagaaaatgaagagaTGATAATAAAGTGCTAGAACCAAATCAAGGTGAATACAATGTCCACAGCAGCCAGGTTATCGAGAGTGACCGAGGATGTAGTGGCGGCACATCTATGAACTTATATATGCTTTTCAACATCATGGGTACCAGTGCTCTACTAATCCAGAAGCTTCTGAAATGTCCATCTTccgatcatcatcttcagagaatcaaaaaaaaaatccaggTAGTGGATCCACTTGCGCGCATCGATTCCGCGCATCGAGACATTGAAGTGCAGACTGAAAGTGAAAAGTGGAAGTCCGTGTCCACCGACGGATTATGTCAGCGGAAGTTGGAGCGGGTCCACTCCCCGGGAACGGCGTCCAcctcgcgagccgaggatCCCCTGCCGCGCTGGCCGTCGTGACTCGTGTACACCCTCATCGGAGGACTCGAAAGCGAAACAGAGAACAGTCGGCAGGACAAGAGATGGAATCATGGAATCAGGGGATGAGCATTGCCAACCTGATGATTATGAATCAGGTCTATCTGGGTCAGGCTGACCAAGCAAAGTATGGGTCAAGCACATGCAGTTAGTCTTTTCAAAATGTGTGGTTTGCTCGGTTGTTCCTGACCGCGAGTGCCGAGCATCCACATTGACAGCCGAATTAGAAATGCTTACGTGAAGAAAGCCCCCCCAATGACCAAGAGCTTGTTCACGATATTGGATTTGTGGGTgatgatcatcgtcatcatgtTCGGCATATCGTTGGGCATATGGCGTTGCACTCGGTCGGTTGGGAATAACCTTATTTCAGGACGATGTGCGCGAGACACGGCTGTGCTGGTGTGGTACACTGTGTACTACACTGAGTGAAGTAGTGGATCTTGTCGATGGAATTCTGGGTAGAGGATGTATCTTTCTACGAGGCGTCTCAACCCCCTATTGTCACGTCGTGACACAGATacatctctcatctttcaaCCAACCTTGTACCCTGAGCATTGATGGGGGACGAAGTTGATGGTAGGGCATGGTGATGCTATCCACGATGTGCGGCGGGTACGTTCCGCCGGCAACGCCATGTTTGATCAACTGATACATCGACTGAGCGCCAAAGGgagccgaggaggaaaaaaggtATGAACAGTGAGCTCAATTTGAGTCGAAAGAAAGGCTAAATCTAATGATATTCCAGAGTAATTGGTATGAAACCCATTCATACAATGAAGAACGCCGCGCCATATGAATAATTTTGGTCCGCTCGCCCACCGCCCGCGACCCTCCCACACAAACCACACGCGCCCTCTCACCAAGCGATCTGAGCAGTGAATCCCTTGGGCCACACGCGGACGCTGAGCTTGCGAAGCTCATCCATGCACAGAACACCCACCGCCAGAGGGATGGGCAGGAACCAGAACTCCAGGGGCACCGGCCCGGTAGCGAAGATGGTCTGGATACCGGGGACCTCGGTGACGAAGATGGCGATGCCCAAGCTCACCACCATGCTCGCCAACAGCCATGGGTTGCGGCGCTTCTTGCGGATGGGGTCGGCTTGCAGAATGGACAACCGCTTGTTGCGCACACTGAGAATGTTGCCCCACTGGAGGACCAGCAGGCACACAAAGTACACGCTCTGCCCGACGATGTTGAACTGGTTCAACTCGTCCTGAGTGTACCCATAGAACCCGTCAGTATACTTCTCAAAGGCGAAGAACAACGCGTGGGCGGGGATCCCCGCGTGTCGCCAGTAGTAGAGGAAGTACATCGAGTGCGCACAGACGGTTTGCATGACACCCATGA
The window above is part of the Penicillium oxalicum strain HP7-1 chromosome VI, whole genome shotgun sequence genome. Proteins encoded here:
- a CDS encoding Siderophore iron transporter 1 → MADKSVVTADRMDEVSEKVPQTTEAPRRDVQLFGLGSPGVQRIEAIASQFSLVDRVCLFLAIFLIAYVYGIDGTVRYTYQPLATQGFGQHSLLATVNVLRAVIAAAAQPTAAKIADVFGRVELIVVSILFYVIGTIIEACANNMQAFCAGAVIYQIGYTCIMLLVEVLIADVTSTRSRLLFSYIPTLPFIINTWISGNVTSSVLSVTGWRWGIGMFGIIYPVCALPLIAVLLRVQSRAKRAGVLGSYLTPFQRLGAKQLAVELVMQLDVVGIILMIGVFACILVPFTLAGGVTAQWKTAKVIAPLVIGVLLIPVWVYWEKTCKYPMLPFKRLKDRGVWGALGIAVMLNTAWYLQGDFLYTVLFVSFDESILSATRITSLYSFASVLTGTALGFVVMRVRQLKPFIVAGTMLFTVAFGILIHFRGGADGSSHSGVIGGQVLLGIAGGMFPYPAQASIQAVSKHEHLAVVTGIFLASYNIGSALGNTISGAIWNQVLPSELSRRLGNETLAAEVYAQPLAFAAVNPVGTPDRDNVILAYRRTQSLLCITGICLTVPLIAFALCTRNPKLTKEQTLAKAEEESGSESD